In Enoplosus armatus isolate fEnoArm2 chromosome 20, fEnoArm2.hap1, whole genome shotgun sequence, the sequence CCTCTGCTCTTTCAGGTATTTAGCCATCTGCTACCCGCTGCGCTCCAGGGAGATGAGAACACCTAAGAACGCCCGCACCTCCATCTGCCTGGTGTGGATCTCGGCCTTGGTTTTCTCAGCACCGTATCTCAGCTACTACTCTCAGATGGACCTGAGCGGCACTGTGGTGTGTATTCCTGCCTGGGAGGCCAAGCCGCGCATGATAATGGACGTGTGCACCTTCATCTTCGGCTACCTCATCCCCGTCGTGGTGCTCGGCCTCACCTACGGTCGCACCATCCGCTACCTGTGGACCAGCGTGGATCCTGTGAAGGACGTGTCCGAGTCGAGGCGGGCCAAGCGCAAAGTCACCAAGATGATCCTCGTTGTCGCTGCTCTCTTCTGCCTCTGCTGGCTCCCCCATCACCTGGTCATCCTCTGCATGTGGTTCGGACGCTTCCCCCTCAACCACACCACCTACGTCCTCCGCATCCTGTCCCACCTGGTGGCTTACGCCAACTCCTGCCTCAACCCCATCGTCTACGCGCTCGTCTCCAAGCACTTCCGCAAAGGCTTCAGGAAGGTGTTCGGCTGCtcactgaggaggagggaggtcaACAAGGTGCACGTGGTCCAGGCGGTGAACACGGTCAGCAGCGTGGAGACGTCcaactgaactgaaactgtCTTTAGATGACATCATGTCCCGACAAGTATTCATTTCACCAGAAACATCTGGACTGTGAGGCGCACCTGTCTGTCCGGGACGACAGGAGAGCTGCAGGGACCTCCACCGACATATTGACCGTCTCCATCAATACAGAAGAAAGCGATGAACGGAGGAACTGTGGCTCAGCGCAGACTGATCGATCATGGAATGAAACTACTTC encodes:
- the LOC139303562 gene encoding galanin receptor 2a gives rise to the protein MDPSSVVLSLGFAVIFLLGAAGNCLVLAVLFRSGQIDTKTTNVFILSLATADLCFIVFCVPFQAAIYTLDEWLFGPAVCKVVHFIIFLTMHASIFTLTAVSLDRYLAICYPLRSREMRTPKNARTSICLVWISALVFSAPYLSYYSQMDLSGTVVCIPAWEAKPRMIMDVCTFIFGYLIPVVVLGLTYGRTIRYLWTSVDPVKDVSESRRAKRKVTKMILVVAALFCLCWLPHHLVILCMWFGRFPLNHTTYVLRILSHLVAYANSCLNPIVYALVSKHFRKGFRKVFGCSLRRREVNKVHVVQAVNTVSSVETSN